In the Geobacter sp. FeAm09 genome, one interval contains:
- a CDS encoding class I SAM-dependent DNA methyltransferase: MSALIDDNFRDELSRMEMLPADGEPTSLFFVVDKKAAEPHIRIALEQAESYEADAVFFRIFPEGDKRSPIPQIYVYRDIALTLNEKFYANIHLRLWNAGVVPLVFVITSTQVKILNCRQEPDFNKERQEPVYTPFHKLEDIVAANQAFVAREVAAGTLWENPIFKNDFVLENTAYFKLLSHLKEFRQKLLKLEILSEQTVNRILVMAILVKYLNDRKDSAGNRVFVQGFLRRFSHASNDDLESLFREMGSCIRLFDHLSAHFNGGIFELTNHEKSELEQADLSPIADFLKGDQDPTGQMLFWPLYSFQDLPVELISNIYEEFLAKNHSKTEKKGLGAKGADKESNTGDKGIVYTPPMLVDFLLDQCLPLSTETLFWKILDPACGSGIFLVGAFKRLIQCWRIANDWRQPTHLDLKGILKNNIFGFDEKPEAVLITAFSLCVALCDELEPLVIWNKLKFDNLQKRNLSARDFFEVVESGEFNNHFDLIIGNPPFESKLTTVAAKRVEAASITNKRPKLPDTQLALLFLEQSFRLARKNAAICLIQPAGPLLYNGNALPFRSHLFGEYDINQVFDFTPLEGVLFSKAQVAAAAIIGCNAPATSDKILHVTFRRTRAIKEKLLFELDPYDFHWIARGSITKRPYAWKTNLLGGGRLHRMLDRLFSDAPTLGEYLKEKKINDGWQFGEGYSVGNGSDFNSLPNVKELAELKPDELKAMFDVEKIPEIASWITGKLNVPPEALLQKGINWKAVKPCEDIFFERTRNSKRLVFSPPHVLIREKVDGLAIPAAYSDNYLVFTNQIVGVHAPENERGQLRVLAKRLNESKLYGVLAALVSGRILVGRSNSLYASDIMSLPYPDDMQDIDLNFWEQALVEDIGNYLVDFRRKGEKASVLTKTNESDLHSFGDMYCNILNPVYKKFSPLPPILMDSFICYPFCYGDAPRIELPKEDTVVPYLEELLQHQHSSRLFVNRILRLYEQNVIFMIKPNQKRYWLRSIALRDADETLIDLLGQGY, encoded by the coding sequence GACGAATTGAGCCGTATGGAGATGCTCCCAGCCGACGGAGAGCCGACGAGTCTTTTTTTTGTCGTGGACAAGAAAGCCGCCGAACCACATATCAGAATTGCGCTGGAACAGGCAGAATCCTATGAGGCCGATGCTGTTTTCTTCCGTATATTCCCCGAAGGCGACAAACGCTCTCCAATTCCCCAGATTTATGTATATCGCGACATAGCACTTACTCTGAATGAAAAGTTCTATGCCAATATCCACCTCCGCCTCTGGAATGCCGGAGTTGTACCCCTGGTTTTTGTCATAACCTCAACCCAGGTTAAAATTCTCAATTGCCGCCAGGAACCAGATTTTAACAAGGAACGGCAAGAGCCTGTCTACACACCATTCCACAAACTTGAAGATATAGTGGCCGCCAACCAAGCGTTTGTGGCTCGCGAAGTCGCTGCTGGAACACTTTGGGAAAACCCAATATTCAAGAACGATTTCGTGCTGGAGAATACTGCCTACTTCAAGCTGCTAAGCCACCTTAAAGAATTCAGACAAAAGTTACTCAAACTTGAAATATTGTCTGAACAAACCGTAAATCGCATATTGGTTATGGCGATTTTAGTCAAATACCTGAATGATCGTAAGGATTCAGCCGGGAACCGGGTTTTTGTACAAGGTTTTCTGCGTCGCTTTTCCCATGCGAGCAATGATGACCTTGAATCGCTTTTCCGTGAAATGGGGAGTTGTATCAGGCTGTTTGACCATTTGAGTGCACATTTCAACGGCGGCATTTTCGAGTTGACCAACCATGAAAAATCGGAGCTGGAACAAGCCGATCTTTCCCCTATTGCTGACTTTCTGAAAGGAGATCAGGACCCGACGGGGCAGATGCTGTTCTGGCCGCTCTACTCGTTTCAAGACCTCCCAGTGGAGTTGATCAGCAATATCTACGAAGAGTTTCTTGCAAAAAATCATTCAAAGACAGAGAAGAAGGGATTAGGTGCTAAGGGCGCTGACAAAGAGAGTAACACTGGCGATAAGGGTATTGTCTACACTCCGCCCATGCTGGTCGATTTCCTGCTGGACCAGTGTCTACCCCTTTCGACCGAGACCCTTTTCTGGAAAATCCTCGACCCTGCTTGCGGCTCTGGTATTTTTTTGGTGGGTGCCTTCAAACGTCTGATCCAATGTTGGCGCATTGCCAACGATTGGAGACAACCGACTCATCTCGATCTGAAAGGAATTCTGAAAAACAATATCTTTGGTTTCGACGAAAAACCCGAGGCCGTTTTGATCACGGCATTCAGCCTCTGCGTGGCACTCTGTGATGAATTGGAGCCTTTAGTTATTTGGAACAAACTCAAGTTTGACAATCTACAAAAACGCAATCTTTCAGCTAGAGATTTCTTCGAGGTGGTTGAGTCGGGAGAATTCAATAATCATTTTGATCTGATAATAGGCAACCCTCCTTTTGAAAGCAAGTTGACAACAGTTGCCGCCAAGAGGGTTGAAGCCGCGAGCATCACCAATAAACGTCCCAAACTCCCGGACACACAGCTTGCTCTGCTCTTTCTTGAGCAATCATTCCGGCTTGCCCGTAAAAATGCGGCGATTTGCCTGATTCAACCAGCCGGACCACTGCTTTACAACGGTAATGCGCTGCCATTCCGTAGTCATCTGTTTGGGGAATATGACATTAATCAGGTTTTTGATTTTACTCCGCTGGAAGGAGTGCTTTTTTCAAAGGCGCAGGTCGCGGCGGCGGCGATAATCGGCTGCAACGCCCCTGCAACCTCCGATAAAATTCTGCACGTAACCTTCCGTAGAACCAGGGCTATCAAAGAAAAACTGTTGTTTGAACTGGATCCATACGATTTTCACTGGATAGCCCGCGGCTCGATTACAAAGCGTCCGTATGCCTGGAAAACCAATCTGCTCGGTGGCGGTCGTCTTCACCGGATGCTTGATCGTTTGTTTTCTGATGCCCCTACATTGGGAGAGTATCTGAAAGAAAAAAAAATAAATGACGGTTGGCAATTTGGTGAAGGTTATAGTGTAGGAAATGGAAGTGATTTTAATAGCCTACCCAACGTAAAAGAACTGGCAGAGCTGAAACCCGATGAGCTTAAAGCAATGTTTGATGTGGAAAAAATTCCCGAGATAGCTTCTTGGATTACGGGAAAACTCAACGTACCTCCGGAAGCATTGTTGCAAAAAGGCATTAATTGGAAAGCCGTCAAACCATGTGAAGATATTTTCTTTGAGAGAACGCGCAATAGTAAACGCCTCGTATTTTCCCCTCCTCATGTCCTGATAAGAGAAAAAGTTGATGGCTTAGCCATTCCAGCGGCGTATTCTGACAACTATCTGGTTTTTACAAATCAAATAGTTGGAGTTCATGCGCCGGAAAACGAAAGAGGGCAATTGCGGGTTCTTGCTAAAAGACTTAATGAGTCAAAGCTTTATGGAGTTTTGGCCGCTCTGGTCAGTGGGAGGATACTGGTCGGGAGGTCAAATTCTTTGTATGCAAGCGACATAATGTCATTACCATATCCCGATGACATGCAGGATATTGATCTGAATTTCTGGGAGCAAGCCCTTGTTGAGGATATCGGTAATTACCTCGTCGATTTTCGACGTAAGGGCGAAAAGGCCTCTGTCCTCACCAAAACGAATGAATCAGATTTGCACAGCTTCGGAGATATGTACTGTAACATTCTCAACCCCGTGTACAAAAAATTCAGCCCGTTACCACCAATCCTTATGGACTCATTCATCTGTTATCCATTTTGCTACGGTGATGCTCCTCGGATAGAATTGCCGAAAGAGGATACGGTAGTTCCTTACCTTGAGGAGCTGCTACAGCACCAACATAGCAGCCGCCTATTTGTAAATCGCATCCTACGTCTGTACGAACAGAATGTCATCTTCATGATCAAGCCGAATCAGAAGCGGTACTGGCTTCGTTCCATTGCCCTTCGCGATGCGGACGAAACCTTGATTGATCTTTTGGGGCAAGGATACTGA